From a region of the Tiliqua scincoides isolate rTilSci1 chromosome 4, rTilSci1.hap2, whole genome shotgun sequence genome:
- the LOC136648556 gene encoding bile acid receptor-like, which translates to MKQWELEQSMANTFVTVPDAYCLSEPIQYYDVLPEHISYPLQDLDFQAAPYCQYSTVQFPPVLQTPPPQSQYSAYNLDSPYSDGQYIISNCELSKPPCMGAHNDGGGYLGQKRPRLSHSALRIKGQEELCVVCGDKASGYHYNALTCEGCKGFFRRSITKNAIYRCKNGGHCEMDMYMRRKCQECRLKKCKAVGMLAECLLTEVQCKSKRLRKKSSFLCNIKMEDEGVDNKHVSSTTKPLKVQERMEFTPGEHQLIDHIVAAHQKCTIPLEKAKKFLQETVNPEENFLRLSETAMLHVQVLVDFTKRLPGFESLANDDQIALLKGSTIEAMFLRSAQIYNEQGIECQSSFSENHMKFSDQAVCSQDKSTYSIEISHTEDGPASTTTTGITEEFITALFYFYRSMGELNVTETEYALLVATTVFFSDRPLLKNKQHVEKLQEPFLGILYKYSKIYHPEEPQHFARLIGRLTELRTLNHNHSEVLITWRTRDPKLTSLFCEIWDLHSAIY; encoded by the exons ATGAAGCAGTGGGAGTTAGAGCAGAGCATGGCAAATACCTTTGTGACAGTACCTGATGCATACTGTCTCAGTGAGCCAATTCAGTATTATG ACGTCCTGCCAGAACATATCAGTTATCCACTGCAAGACCTTGACTTCCAGGCTGCTCCTTATTGTCAGTATTCAACAGTTCAGTTTCCTCCAGTGTTACAGACCCCACCTCCCCAGTCACAGTACAGTGCGTACAACTTGGACTCTCCGTACAGTGATGGACAATACATAATCAGCAACTGTGAACTCAGCAAACCCCCCTGCATGGGTGCCCATAATGATGGAGGAGGATATCTTGGACAGAAAAGACCCAGGCTTAGCCATTCTGCCTTGCGAATAAAGGGACAGGAAGAGCTCTGTGTGGTTTGTGGGGACAAGGCTTCAGGATATCATTACAATGCACTCACCTGTGAAGGCTGCAAAG GATTTTTTCGACGAAGCATCACCAAAAATGCAATCTACAGGTGCAAGAACGGTGGTCATTGTGAAATGGATATGTATATGAGAAGGAAATGTCAAGAGTGCCGCTTGAAGAAATGTAAAGCTGTGGGGATGCTGGCTGAAT GTTTGTTAACAGAAGTCCAGTGCAAATCAAAGCGGCTCAGAAAGAAGAGCAGCTTCCTTTGTAACATCAAAATGGAAGATGAGGGCGTAGATAACAAGCATGTATCCTCAACAACCAAACCTTTAAAA gtccaggaaagaatggaatttactcctggggaACATCAGCTCATTGATCATATTGTGGCTGCCCATCAAAAATGCACAATTCCCCTGGAGAAAGCAAAGAAGTTT ttgCAGGAAACTGTCAATCCTGAAGAAAACTTTCTGCGACTCTCAGAAACAGCAATGCTCCACGTTCAGGTACTAGTGGATTTTACAAAAAGACTTCCAG GATTTGAAAGCTTAGCCAATGATGATCAGATTGCATTGCTGAAAGGCTCCACCATTGAAGCAATGTTTTTACGTTCAGCCCAGATTTACAATGAACAAGGTATAGAATGCCAGTCATCATTCAGTGAAA ATCATATGAAATTTTCTGACCAGGCTGTGTGTAGTCAAGATAAAAGTACATACTCCATAGAAATTTCTCATACAGAAGATGGTCCAGCATCTACTACTACAACAG GTATCACTGAGGAGTTTATCACTGCATTATTTTACTTCTATAGAAGCATGGGAGAACTTAATGTGACTGAGACCGAGTATGCTCTGCTTGTTGCAACTACTGTATTTTTTTCAG ATCGGCCActccttaaaaacaaacaacatgtGGAGAAACTCCAGGAACCCTTTTTAGGAATTCTATACAAGTATTCAAAAATTTATCACCCtgaagaaccacaacattttgcACGTCTCATAGGACGGCTCACTGAACTTAGAACCCTCAATCACAACCACTCAGAAGTGCTAATAACTTGGAGAACAAGGGATCCTAAACTGACCTCCTTGTTTTGTGAAATCTGGGACTTGCATTCAGCAATTTACTAA